GAAATATTGTCTTATCCTGATTTGCAATCATTAGAGGGAAATGTCACTCAACTTTTAGTAAACAAAGAAATTATTATTGCATTAGCAGTCAAGTTTGGAAAAACAAGACTTATTGACAATCGAATTTATACGGGTAATACAATTAATGTTAAAAGAGAACCTGATTTAGGAGGAATTGTATATGTATAGAACAATGATGAAATCTAAATTGCATCGAGCAACAGTTACGGAAGCAAATTTAAACTATGTGGGCAGTATTACGATTGCTGAAGATTTAATGGAGGCAGTCGATTTGTTGCCAAATGAAAAGGTGCAGGTTGTGAATAATAATAATGGCGCTCGATTAGAGACATATGTCATAAAAGGAGAGCGTGGTTCAGGGGTTATTTGCTTAAATGGAGCGGCGGCAAGATTAGTTCAACCGAGAGATACAGTCATCGTGATTGCTTATGCAATGATGACTGAAGAAGAGGCTAGAACTTTCCAACCTAAAGTTGCAATAATGGGGCAGGATAATAAGATCGAGGAGCTCATGGCTGAAGAAATTCATGCTACTATCGTATAGACGATGTGTTCACAAATAAGAACAAATCACTTCTATAGAGTTGAAGATAATGTTCCTCGACTAAAATCCAACACGTCCATGTGTTGAACGTCGACACCAGCTTATCCATAAGCTGGCAGATCACTGAAGGTAGGGATGTACCCATGTTCAGGGAATTGTTTGATTCAATGAATCAAGTTTTAGACGAAATCATGATTGAATACTCAACAGCAACAGATGATAAAAAAAGGGAATTAAATGAACAGGTTAAGGCTTTAAAAGAAATTAGCAATACATTTATTGAAGAATGGTTACAATTTGAAGAGAAAATGGATAATTTTAATGAGGTACATTTAGATCTTCCAAAACCTTCCTTATCCATAACACCTAAAAAAGAAAGTTCATTTATACAAGAGATTAACAGCGATTATTTTCAAAAAGG
The window above is part of the Chengkuizengella sp. SCS-71B genome. Proteins encoded here:
- the panD gene encoding aspartate 1-decarboxylase, translating into MYRTMMKSKLHRATVTEANLNYVGSITIAEDLMEAVDLLPNEKVQVVNNNNGARLETYVIKGERGSGVICLNGAAARLVQPRDTVIVIAYAMMTEEEARTFQPKVAIMGQDNKIEELMAEEIHATIV